ACGCCTCCCAACCATGAGAACCAGGTTCTGGTGTCAGGAATAACATATCCCAGCTTAAAACCCACAGGCCGATCTCCTTGAGAGGCAACTAACAGCAGGGGGTGATTGTTTACAATTCTCGCCAGACTTTTCGGTGTAACGTGCTGACTACCAAAGATCATTTTTTCAAATTCGTTCACCCGGTGAATTTCAACCTTGTTGGAGTGAATGATGATAGGTGTTTTTATAGCAACATCCTTCGGTAACATTGGTTAATACAAAAAAGGCTAACCCCGCCCACTTTTCCACCTGAATTTAGACTTCAATGATGAGTAAGCAAAAGCCAAGAATTCCTCATGGGAAAAAGTGTCTAAATTGTGGAGCAAAACTCAATGCCTCGTTTTGTGCTCAGTGCGGACAAAAGAATAAGGACTACAGCCTGTCTTTTAAGGATCTTTTTTCTGAATTCCTGGAAGAACTGCTGGATGTTGATTCAAGGGTTCTACGATCTCCAAGGATGTTATTTACCTGTATATTCAACGCAGTTAGGCGCAAAAAGAACGAAGCTCGCTTGCGACACCGTGAGGAACAGGGTTGACTTGACACTAGAGTTCATCCATTATCATTGTCTGAGCATTCTTTTACCGTTACCGGTATTGATTCGTGGTAAGAAAAACCTATCTATTGATTGTTATTTTCAGGAATCGGGTTGTGGAATATCGACCAGATAGAGCTTGGAGTGGTTTTTAGCCTGAATGTTGAATTCTTTCAGGTTAGCTGGCGCGATGAAGGAATCGCCTCTTCGATAAACACAGATACAGAAACTCTTATTCGCTTCCCAGTGCAAGCTGACCTCGCCATCCAGCACTAGAAACAGGGTTAATTCAGAGCGATAGGAGAAAACGCGTGACTCACCCTGGAGCAAGTCCAGTGACTTCACTCTGAATTCCGTTGTGGGGGTATGATATTCTTTTAGATATCCATCACTTGAGGTTTTTACTCGAAAATCTGTCTTCTGTTCGAAACTCAATATCTCTGAAAGTGTTCGGCTATCACAAAATTTCTCAGTCAAACCCAGGCGAACCACATTATCAGAATTTGCCATGCACTCTATGATATTGCCCTTGAGATAGGCGTGGGGGACACCTGGTGGCAAAAAGACGGCTTCTCCTGATCCAAGGTGGACTCGATTCAAAAAGAACAGAAAAAGAAGCCCAATATCTCGTTTGTCATGCAGCTCGATTTGTTCTAAGAACAGAGTCTCGGCTGAACTGAGGTTGGTTTTTGTGCTTAGTCGTAATCCAATTTTGCTAATACACACCTCGCGCTCTGTCTCCTGATCATTTCCCAATTCTAAAAGCTTCGATATGATAGCCTGTTGGCTGGGCTGTTCGTCCTGATCGAATGCAAGCAGGTGGTGTAGTTCAGGTAGATTTTCAAGGATATCAGTAAATGCCTCAGGTGTGTTAAATCCGATCAGTGCGTCGAGGTGATCAATGGCAATGGCAATCTCCGGCTTGTGATTGTTATCTGGATAATGTTGAGGATCATTTTTATGCAGCGTTTCAGCTTGTTGCTTATCTGGATGCGCCTGGATGCTGAGAGCCCGACCTGCTGAAAGCACTTTAAATAAGTAGGGAAGACCATCAGGAAAAGTACTCGAATGATCGAGACTTAACCGCATTTCAGGGCTTTCTGCTATCCAGTCGGACAAGGGGTTGAGGCCGTTCTGTGGATCGATCAGTTGTGATGGTGCATGAGGATGAGTGCCCATCCAAAGTTCGGCAAAAGGTTGGTCTTGCTCAGGAGTGATCCCCAGCAAGTGGGCGATAAAAGCCTGATCATTTCGATTGCCCCATGCATAATGTTGGATCGTGTTTTTTAGGCGATAGGGACGAGGCGCCTGGCAATCTGTGGCTATGGATTTATTCACGAAGAAAAATATTCCATGCAGTTCGACTCTCCAATGGGAAATGCAAAGAATATTCATTTCAAACCAGAAATTAAGCAACCCGTAGTCCATCTAAATTTGAAATACAAAGAGGGTAAGCGCTAAGATTTGGCAATAAAAATACCATTTAATTAATATATTATTAAATATATCATAAAAATTCCTTGCAATAAGTGATCAACTGCTTATTTTTCATTAACCCAATTACTAAAACATGAATTCGAGAATAATTCTCCAGTGAACCAAACTCAAATCACAGGAAGAAAGTATGCTTCATTCAAAAGATCTAAATGCCCGCTTATTTTTTACTTACTTGAAGGATAAAACAGAATTATTCCTCTATATCAAACCGCGCAGTACTTATGGGAGTGCTATGATCTATAGAAGGTCACCCGGAGATGCTGCGATGAATCATAGAATTCAGACACTCCTGGATAATGCCCAAGTAGCCCCCTCGCGCACCGATATCTGGGTTATGCTATTTCCACCGGAGATTCATACGACGACTATTTATGTGCAATCAAACCTTGGCAAGAAAGAGCTTAGACATGAAATAGAGGAACAGGTATTAACGAAACTACAGTACTCCTTTAACTATGACTGGAAAAACTATCTCGTTCAAAAGCGGGACAATGGATATGGCCAGGATATGGTGACTGTCACGGTTCTGGGCAAGAATGTGTTGGCGAGAATTCGCTCACTGCTGTTTAAGAATTATACCAGAGTGACCTTTATTGGAGATGGAATGCAGTTCCTCAGTATAGATGTATCCAAATTTCCCCATGCCCGCGGGCAGATATATGAAGTTATCCTGCCCTATGATGAGATTTATTATAAAGCAGTATTTCGATCAGGAATACACATGAAAAGTAAGGTGCTTACCCACGCCTGCTCAGATTATTTTGGCCACTATCATCTGTTAAAGCAGCAGGCCTATCTGGATTTTAGCCGAAGTGGAATTCAGGGTGATCTTCCTCAAATTCAGCCCATCGTACCCAAAACCGAGTGGCTGGATGCACTTCTGACCCCAGCAGCCTTTCCCAGTTGGTTTATTGCTACAAATAGTTTGAGACAAAAAGAGGTGAGCAATTTCGCTGAAATGTTCCGAATTCAACAATATCAGGATGATCCCGGGAATATATATGATCTATATTCAGTTCCCCAATTTCTAAACTAATCGAGCACACCGGACTATCTGAGGTGATCTGAACCAGTCTTTTGAAAACCATAAGGCAGTAAACGTCAGGATCAGAATTGCAATGGCTCCCAAATGAGATATGAAAAAAATACAAATGAATGATCTGCGTAATCCAGGACAGATGATCCAACTGATGCATTCATGCGTTGAGGACCTTCTGAACGGCAAGATTCCAGCCTGACAATAGTGATTGGCGTAAGTTCTTTGGCATCTGGGGAAGAAAGCTTGTTCGTGTTTCAGTAAAGGAGCGTAAATCTTCTCTGGTCCACTTCCCAATACCCAGGCCGGCCAGATAGGCGGCTCCCAGGGCGGTAGTCTCGGTCTGATGTGCTCGCTCTACCCTGATGTCCAGGATATCTGCCTGGAATTGCATCAAGAATCCATTTTCTGCACCACCACCATCAACTGCTAATGCAGTTATCTTGAGACCGGTGTCCAGTTCCATAGTACGAATCACGTCAGCGGTTTGATAAGCCATGGCTTCCAGGCTGGCTCGGATGATATGGTTTTTGTTGGAACCCCGAGTCAAGCCAGTAATGAGACCCCGGGCATCCATATCCCAGTAGGGCGCGCCTAATCCTACAAAGGCTGGCACTAGATAGACCCCTCCGCTATCTGTGACTGATAATGCAGCAGCCTCACTATCACTGGCAGACTCAATCAAGCCAAGTTCATCTCTTAGCCATTGAATGGTTGCCCCGGCAATAAAGATTGAGCCTTCCAGGGCAAAACAGGGTTTTCCATCTGGATCTGTTGCCAGAGTAGTGATTAAACCATTGTCAGAGCGGATTGCTTCTGATCCAGTATTCATCATGATAAAACAGCCGGTTCCGTAAGTATTCTTGATCTCCCCCCTGGTAAAGCACTGTTGTCCGAAGAGGGCTGCCTGCTGATCACCTGAAACCCCACGAATGGGTACATTTTGAAGTGCAGAAATAGATCGAATAGTTCCGAAATTATCCGCAGAACACTTTACTTCAGGCAATAATTCCATAGGGATCTTCATCAGCTTGCACAATTCAGTATCCCAAACCTTTTCATGAATGTTGAAAAGCAGGGTTCGAGAGGCATTGGTGAAATCTGTGGCGTGTACCTTTCCTTCTGTGAGCTTCCAGATCAGCCAGGTATCAATGGTGCCAAACTTCAGATTCTGAGTGGCTTCATGTTCAGCATTTTCCAGAATCCACTGAGCCTTGGTACCACTGAAATAAGCGTCCAGGGGTAACCCGGTTTTCTGCTTGATCAAGTCGCGTTTGGTCTCAAGTGATTTACAGATCGGTGCAGTTCGCCGACATTGCCAAACGATGGCATTATAGATCGGTTGGCCGGTATTTGCATCCCAGATAACGGTAGTTTCACGCTGATTCGTGATCCCAACAGCTTCAATAGTACCGGAAAAAGCAGCGTGAATTTCTTCAATACACTCGGTGACCGTTATCCAGATCTCCTCGGGATCATGTTCTACCCAACCAGGTTGGGGATAAATTTGTTTAAACTCCCGATGGGCTTTAGCCTGAACGTTACCCTGATGATCCACTAGAATTACAGTGGTTCCGGTGGTGCCTTGATCTATAGAAAGTATGGCCATTTTATTCCCGATTTTTGTCGCGGTTCAACGCGGATGGTCACAGATAAAACGTAATTTTAGATCACACAAATGTGACAGGAAAAGCTAAGCCAGATAACATAAAAAATGCCCCAAATAGCCTTCCCAGCACAAAACTCACTCACTCATTAAACTCATAAACTCAAACATGCGCATCCAGCCAGTTCAGCATATCCGCTATGACCTGATCCTGTTCAGGCTCGTTGAGGATCTCATGGTACAGACCATCATACAGCTTGAGTGTCTTATCCTCCGAAGCAACATTTTCGTAGAGCATCTTACTGCCACTCATATCAGCAAGTCTATCAGCAGTCCCATGCATGATCAAGATCGGCAGGGATATTTCTGATGCCCGAGCAGTGATCGTTTTGGTCGCTTTAAGAATTTCAGCACCGGTTCGAGCTAAAATACCTCCTCGATAATTCAATGGATCATTATCATAATTCTCCACCACTTTTGGATCCTTGGAAATATCAGCGCTCTCAAGTGTGATTACTGGTAATTTGGGCAAAATGGCGCTAATGAGACCTGAAATCTTTTGCAGCAAGGGTGAAATATCATCACTCACTTTAACTGATGGACCACTCAAAAGAATACCTTTGGCAGCTGGGTGCCGTTCAATAGTGAACAGAGTGACGATACCACCACCCATACTATGCCCAAAAAGGAAAATCGGCAATTTCGGAAAACTGGCTTTGGTTCGGATGATAACAGTACCCAGGTCATTTAAATGATCTTGAAAGGAATTGATATAGTTACGTTTTCCAGATGATTTTCCATGACCCCGCAGATCGAATCCAACTACTGTATAACCACCCTCAACCAGAGATTGAGCAACATGCGCATAGCGACCAGAATGCTCTGCCACCCCATGGGTGATGATAACGATCCCCTTGGCTTTATCGCACAGCCAGGTTTGTTCAAAGAGCGTAAAGTTATCCGGTGTAATAAATGTTGTTTCATTTGGAACAATTGAAGCAGCCATGGAACCTCCAGCACGCCGATCAGGCAGTTATAGGGGAATTTTTGTCGATTTAGTCAAGCAAAGTTAAAAATTAACAAGAGAATATTAAGTATAATAATTGGTCAGTCTTGAGTGGGGATATCTATGGTGACAAATGAAGCAGCCCACGATTTCATACCAATTGCAATTTACAATGCTTGCAGGTGTCTTCNNNNNNNNNNNNNNNNNNNNNNNNNNNNNNNNNNNNNNNNNNNNNNNNNNNNNNNNNNNNNNNNNNNNNNNNNNNNNNNNNNNNNNNNNNNNNNNNNNNNAAAAAATATCCTGAAGACTGGTAACCGACAGATCATCCAGGGTTAAACGCCGGATGCCTCGTATGGCAGCTTTTGCACCTGACAGGGTTGTGATCACTGGGATCTTATGACGGATGGCAGCCCGGCCAATGGCATATTCATCCTCGCGTGCCAACTCACCCATAGGGGTATTGATCACCAAGTGAATCTCACCATTCTTGATATGATCCACTACATGCGGTCTGCCTTCATTTACTTTATAGATACTTCGAATCAATAAACCGTTCTCTCGCAATGTTGCAGCTGTTCCGTGAGTGGCCATTAAATTGAAGCCCATCTCCTGGAGATCGCGAGCAATATCTATGATCTGTTGTTTGTCTCGATCATTGACGGAAATAAAGACAGTTCCCTGGGTGGGCAGTAAATTTCCGGCACCGATCTCTGCTTTTGCATAGGCCGCTCCCAGACGACTATCCAGTCCAATGACCTCTCCGGTTGATCTCATCTCGGGGGAAAGAAAAACATTCTGTTTTGGGAATTTATTGAACGGAAAAACTGGCTTTTTTACAGCGATCAGCGCGTGTTTTTCCCGAACCAGGTCAAGATCACAAAGCTTTTTGCCTGCTGCCAGTTGTACAGCATATTTTGCCAGCGGCACATCAGTAACCTTGCTGATAAAGGGGACGGTTCGGCTGGCTCGCGGGTTTACTTCCAGCACATAAATAATATTGTTTTTCAAGGCAAATTGGATGTTGATCAAACCGATAGTTTTAAGCGTCCGGGCCAGATCCTGAGTATATTTTTCAATTAGTTTTCGATGGGCAGGAAGCAAACGGTAGGGTGGGATAACGCAGGCTGAATCGCCTGAGTGAATACCGGCTTCTTCAATATGCTGCAGGATACCACCGATATGAACCGTTTCACCATCACAGAGTGCATCCACATCAAACTCGAAGGCATCTTCCAGGAATGCATCAATGAGGATAGGATGATCTCCGCTAATCAGGGTGGCTTGCGCCATAAACTGCTTTAGAGAATTTTCTGTATAGACAATCTCCATTCCACGTCCTCCCAGGACGTATGAAGGTCGCACCAGCACGGGATAACCAATTTGGTTGGCAACAGCAATAGCTTCTTCAATTGAAAAAACCGTTCCATAAGCCGGGGCTGGAATCTGCAACTCATCAAGGATTGCACCAAACTTCTTACGGTTTTCGGCCAGATCAATGGCGGCTGGATCAGTTCCAATGATCCGTACACCTGCCTCCTGTAGACGATTGGCAATATTGAGGGGTGTCTGGCCGCCAAATTGGATCAGAACCCCATCCGGTTGTTCAAGATCCACAATATTCATCACATTTTCGAAGGTCAATGGTTCAAAGTAGAGCCGATCGGAAATATCAAAATCGGTTGAAACCGTTTCCGGATTACAATTCACCATAATGGTTTTGTAACCAAGTTCTTTCAGCCCAAACACCGCCTGAACACAACAGTAATCAAACTCGAGACCCTGTCCAATGCGGTTGGGTCCACCCCCCAGGATCATCATCTTTTTGCCGGATAAGGGAGTGACCTCATTCTCAGTTTCATAAGTAGAATACACGTAGGAAGTGCGAGCGGGAAATTCTGCAGCGCAGGTATCGACTTCCTTGAAAGTTGGCAGGATGCTTTGTGACTTACGAAATTCGCGGATCTCGGATTCAGTTTTCTCAAGACGGTTGGCGATCTGTATGTCAGAATAGCCCCGCCGCTTGTATTCCAAGATGCTTTCAGTAACCAGTTGAGGAGCAGGGTCGAGAGCAAGTTCCTGGATCTGATACAGAAACCAGGGATCAATCCCGGTGATCTGATGCAAAGTGTCCAGATCTACGCCTTCTTCAAAAGCTTTCCAGATCTTTACTAAACGGAAAGCCGTAGCAAAGCGCATCTTGTTGAGATCAAGATCACGACCAGCAGTAGTTTTGGGCTCCAGGCCAATCAAGCCGGTTTCCAGAGAGCGAAACGCTTTTTGAAGGCTTTCTTTGAAGGTCCGACCAATTGCCATGACTTCTCCCACCGATTGCATCTGAACACCCAGAATACCGTCGGCAGTGGGGAATTTCTCAAAATCAAAGCGGGGAACTTTGGTTACGATGTAGTCAATGCTGGGTTCGAAAGCAGCCAGGGTCTTTCCGGTGATCTCATTGGGCAGTTCATCCAGATGATAGCCCACTGCCAGTTTGGCAGCAATCTTTGCAATAGGGAAGCCGGTGGCTTTGGATGCCAGAGCTGAAGAGCGGCTAACTCGCGGATTCATCTCTATGACGATCATTCTTCCAGAAATAGGATCAACCGCAAACTGAACATTGGAGCCACCTGTCTCAACTCCAATGACTCGCA
This region of Candidatus Neomarinimicrobiota bacterium genomic DNA includes:
- a CDS encoding GNAT family N-acetyltransferase, which produces MLPKDVAIKTPIIIHSNKVEIHRVNEFEKMIFGSQHVTPKSLARIVNNHPLLLVASQGDRPVGFKLGYVIPDTRTWFSWLGGVHPNYRKRGIAQQLLNLQEKHAKILGLEKIYFTTFDRFTAMINLGEKNGYQLIRSELDNGEMKYWYGKSLLKNQ
- the manA gene encoding mannose-6-phosphate isomerase, class I, giving the protein MNKSIATDCQAPRPYRLKNTIQHYAWGNRNDQAFIAHLLGITPEQDQPFAELWMGTHPHAPSQLIDPQNGLNPLSDWIAESPEMRLSLDHSSTFPDGLPYLFKVLSAGRALSIQAHPDKQQAETLHKNDPQHYPDNNHKPEIAIAIDHLDALIGFNTPEAFTDILENLPELHHLLAFDQDEQPSQQAIISKLLELGNDQETEREVCISKIGLRLSTKTNLSSAETLFLEQIELHDKRDIGLLFLFFLNRVHLGSGEAVFLPPGVPHAYLKGNIIECMANSDNVVRLGLTEKFCDSRTLSEILSFEQKTDFRVKTSSDGYLKEYHTPTTEFRVKSLDLLQGESRVFSYRSELTLFLVLDGEVSLHWEANKSFCICVYRRGDSFIAPANLKEFNIQAKNHSKLYLVDIPQPDS
- the glpK gene encoding glycerol kinase GlpK → MAILSIDQGTTGTTVILVDHQGNVQAKAHREFKQIYPQPGWVEHDPEEIWITVTECIEEIHAAFSGTIEAVGITNQRETTVIWDANTGQPIYNAIVWQCRRTAPICKSLETKRDLIKQKTGLPLDAYFSGTKAQWILENAEHEATQNLKFGTIDTWLIWKLTEGKVHATDFTNASRTLLFNIHEKVWDTELCKLMKIPMELLPEVKCSADNFGTIRSISALQNVPIRGVSGDQQAALFGQQCFTRGEIKNTYGTGCFIMMNTGSEAIRSDNGLITTLATDPDGKPCFALEGSIFIAGATIQWLRDELGLIESASDSEAAALSVTDSGGVYLVPAFVGLGAPYWDMDARGLITGLTRGSNKNHIIRASLEAMAYQTADVIRTMELDTGLKITALAVDGGGAENGFLMQFQADILDIRVERAHQTETTALGAAYLAGLGIGKWTREDLRSFTETRTSFLPQMPKNLRQSLLSGWNLAVQKVLNA
- a CDS encoding alpha/beta hydrolase — encoded protein: MAASIVPNETTFITPDNFTLFEQTWLCDKAKGIVIITHGVAEHSGRYAHVAQSLVEGGYTVVGFDLRGHGKSSGKRNYINSFQDHLNDLGTVIIRTKASFPKLPIFLFGHSMGGGIVTLFTIERHPAAKGILLSGPSVKVSDDISPLLQKISGLISAILPKLPVITLESADISKDPKVVENYDNDPLNYRGGILARTGAEILKATKTITARASEISLPILIMHGTADRLADMSGSKMLYENVASEDKTLKLYDGLYHEILNEPEQDQVIADMLNWLDAHV
- the carB gene encoding carbamoyl-phosphate synthase large subunit; amino-acid sequence: MPKRTDLRSIMILGAGPIVIGQACEFDYSGTQACRALREEGYRIILVNSNPATIMTDRDLADATYLEPLTPTIVASIIKKERPDAILPTVGGQTALDLAIKLDEQGVLSQFEVELIGADVDAIKKAEDREKFKSIMDTVGIDTAKGGFAHSVPSALSIVETTGFPAIIRPSFTMGGTGGATAYNHEEFREMVENGLSASPISEVLIEESLLGWKEFEMEVVRDQNDNAIIVCSIENIDPMGVHTGDSVTVAPAMTLTDKEYQKMRNWSLQCLRVIGVETGGSNVQFAVDPISGRMIVIEMNPRVSRSSALASKATGFPIAKIAAKLAVGYHLDELPNEITGKTLAAFEPSIDYIVTKVPRFDFEKFPTADGILGVQMQSVGEVMAIGRTFKESLQKAFRSLETGLIGLEPKTTAGRDLDLNKMRFATAFRLVKIWKAFEEGVDLDTLHQITGIDPWFLYQIQELALDPAPQLVTESILEYKRRGYSDIQIANRLEKTESEIREFRKSQSILPTFKEVDTCAAEFPARTSYVYSTYETENEVTPLSGKKMMILGGGPNRIGQGLEFDYCCVQAVFGLKELGYKTIMVNCNPETVSTDFDISDRLYFEPLTFENVMNIVDLEQPDGVLIQFGGQTPLNIANRLQEAGVRIIGTDPAAIDLAENRKKFGAILDELQIPAPAYGTVFSIEEAIAVANQIGYPVLVRPSYVLGGRGMEIVYTENSLKQFMAQATLISGDHPILIDAFLEDAFEFDVDALCDGETVHIGGILQHIEEAGIHSGDSACVIPPYRLLPAHRKLIEKYTQDLARTLKTIGLINIQFALKNNIIYVLEVNPRASRTVPFISKVTDVPLAKYAVQLAAGKKLCDLDLVREKHALIAVKKPVFPFNKFPKQNVFLSPEMRSTGEVIGLDSRLGAAYAKAEIGAGNLLPTQGTVFISVNDRDKQQIIDIARDLQEMGFNLMATHGTAATLRENGLLIRSIYKVNEGRPHVVDHIKNGEIHLVINTPMGELAREDEYAIGRAAIRHKIPVITTLSGAKAAIRGIRRLTLDDLSVTSLQDIF